The Rhodamnia argentea isolate NSW1041297 chromosome 7, ASM2092103v1, whole genome shotgun sequence genome contains the following window.
GTGTGTACTGATCAGGAAGTTGTAGGAACCCTTTGATGTTAATGCCCTAAGAGGACATGACCcacagttttctttttcttccagaaaaaggaaaaggctcTACATCAATAGGAGGCAAAACCACGTTGGCGGCGAAGCGCGAGAAGCCCTAGCGCTCGCGACAATCTTTGAAGAATAGACCCGTTGGAAACATTAGATGCAACATGAGCACATGCTTGTCATCTCTCTGCATGGTTTCATTAATTATATGGGCACCGGAGAAATTCGATTATGTCGAATCAATAGGGATTTTTATCAGTTGTATTGAACGAAATGGAAACATTAGTCTAATTCATTTTTGGTGGTGTAGAATTCAAGAATGTGATCTGGAGAAAAGTAAAGCATGTGCAAAGATTAAAAGAAGAGGGGCAGAAATTGTTGCGCCAATTTGATCACTTTCAAGTAAGGAAAGGAGGAAAGGAGGAGAGGAATTAGGAGAGGATTAGGCAACTTTAGTGGTATCCCAAGGTGAAGGATTTGACAGAGTCAATGAGAAGTCTGTTGTCAAAGCTTAATAATGCCGATCAAGATATTGTGTCCTCTCCAAAAACCCTAGAATTATTGCAAATCCATTcccttccctctcttttttcagTTGTAGTGGGAGATGATAGTCAACTTTCATCATGCACATTGCATCACTTTGACATCCTCTTTTTAATCTGGGTCTAATTAGATTTTCTCCTATTGACGATCCATCTTCCCCTTACTCTCCCATTATTTGTTATGTGATCGGAAATTGGTTTGATTGAGCTCTTGAATGACGCATGTAACGGCTAGTCATGAGAACGGAGGCGCATTTTGCctaccaatatttttttctcttatgggTCCCGCCCGATCGAGAACTGACAGATTCTTGGCCTGATGAGAAAGATTCGTTGTATCACGTGATCTGTCGACGGACTTTTAGGATCAAAACCAAAATGCTTGAGACGGGATGTTGACTCATCCCAGGAATCTGTCAAGTTATGAGCCATATTAAGGGGGGTAAGTCTAACGAGAAAGGTTGCCTTAAATCGTGGCcttaggcatttttttttttttgtcgaaagacaGATGCCATTCatatatcaaaataatcaagaagTATATAAAAGACTTTCGAGTCTAGCAAATCCTAAGTAATtgggaaacaaaataaaaacttaaaaacacATAATAAAGCACGGTCTACGGCTAGAAGCACACTATCATCACTCGAGAACAGATCTGTTATAGTAAACATTTGATGACTGATCACCAAATTTAGTGACGAGCACACGCCGAACTCTTCTACTCCATTTGCAACGGCTTGCGGTATGCATCTAGGATTGACACCCTCATCACCATTGCCTTGTAGAGACACCAACATCAACATATTGAAAGAACACAAATGAAATATATGCAAGGAACTCCCAAATCTATATTTGAGTCTAGCTCGAGGAGAGTAAAACCCCAAAACTTGACCCAAATTTAAATTAGGAGAGGAGAACGGCCTAATTTTGGAGAGGTTGTAGAGCCACATCGCGATCATCCTTCTCGTTGGTTGTCGATCGGAAGAATGACCGAACCGGTCTCCACATCCACTCAAGAGCAGCTCTAGAAATTTATTCACAGACACAAACTCTCGGAGCAGatcggggagagaaaagaaagacagCTAAAATGAACATTAAAGAAAAGCAGGCTATGAAAGAGGTAAAGtggaagaggagagagggggaaggggaaggaggGACAATATGTCAAAgtatacttttttttcttatttgaaatgggtaAATGCATAAGATATATATGTAGtcttgataaatatttttttcacgAGCATACGGATCATTGATTACTTCCCACGTGTCTTTTAAAAACGCAAGGCCCATAAAAACCATAGCAACGGTGGAGATACTTGGGCCCCAGATAGAGATAACAAGCCCAATCTTCTCTACCACCCcaagtattattattattattattattattattattattattagtgttgttgttgttgttcagATCTTTCTGCTTAGCCAGAATCTCTGCATTAGACCTCAGAGGATGCACTTAACAAAAATCAGTACAAGGTGACTCCATTTAAGAGCAAATTATTGAATTTGACTAAAATTTCTGATTTAAATGTGGGTTTCTTGCCCTTAGTTTTTCACACATTGTAAGTACGCCAAACAGATAGCAAAGACCACGTTAAAAATTGGACAAGAACGAAGATTAGAGAGAggctataaaaaaaagttggatttTGAGGACGAAAATAGACTTAATAACCTCCAAAAGTCCttcctaataaaaaaattatgacccgTCATGGCTGACGCATCCACATTTCTATGATggtgtttaggactttttcgacaatgatcctaattttttttatccagtGAGGCTCCAAACTTAGTTTGTTTTGGCGGAGTTTAGCTCTTGACTCTGCTCGGTTCGGCTCATTAGTTTGAACCGATCTTGCCTGTCCTTGACGCCCCAAGCACGACGCTTTTAGGGGGGGCAAAAGAATTGAAACCAACATGCTCGAATTGTTGTGCTAATTtacagaaaaaacaaataagTTAAGTAGCTCAAATAACATATGGTAATAATTCAAATGAAAGTTGGTGATTTCGTAAAAGAGTGAGTAAATTGATGTTCTTGGTAAGTTATGAAAAGAATAATGATTGATTTCTGATGCTggcaatttaaaaaatgaatttggtTATATCACTCAAATTGAGGTTAGTAAtgtcaaattaggaaaaattattcagggaaaatttaataaatatcttaaataaaagttggtaagtcaaTACCAGAGTTGGTATATATTGTTAGGTCATGGCAAAAGATGGTAATCTATGGAACCATGtctgataataataataataaaaaaaccaatTACAAATTGGTAAGCCACTAAAAATTATGTTGATAAGTTCATAAACAGTTGGTAAATTTAAATGTCACATAAATAAAAGTTAGTGTACgagtaaaatgaataaaaggtGGGTAAATCCGTATAATTTTCAGTATGTGCTCATCATTAATAAAGATATGAGATCTAATGGTCAGCCGTCAATTATTTTGCTTGCAGATCCATTATTATAGAATAAGCATGTGCTTAACCCTCTCGGTGCTTTGttgatcctttttgttttctggaTTCAAATTTGTATTACAGTATTCTGAGCTTTGTTCTGCTTCTCTTTGTTATGAAGTCTATGTATTTCTGATATATCCTTCTAAGCAATGAATATGAGGTATCCTTTTAAGCAatgaatagatttttttttttgtctggttttatcctatcctattttATCATACAATATTTTTTGGCTTCCACTATTTCACCGCTTATTGGCTCCTGACACCCCCTTACCACTTTAAATTAACTACATTATCCCTTGCGGGTCCCAGTCTTgatttaagattatttcttaccttctttcttcttcttcttcttctttttttctcaattttactaAAGGAAAAACTTACCCACATCcgttccaaacttttttttcaccCTAGCCGCTTCTCCACTCCCATATTTTTTCACTCTAGCCACTTCTTCCACGTCAATTACATTTCAACGTTTCCTTCGTATTTGTCTTCTTCTGAACTTAGCCTCCATTATTATATCTTATGCAAGCACTAATCATATATTACTTGTAAAAAATGTTACTTTTATCTgcaaattgtttattttattttcttagatTATCCTCATGAtcgtaaattttttgaatttgatttttggatgGAACGTACGAGAATttactcaaaaataaaatattatagttGATGTATGACATATAAACAATTTACATATAGATTATCCTCTTATTTGTGCTTAAGTTATATCTCCAATAATAGTTCcctagtacaaaaaaaataaaaataaaatatacaaTTCATTAATAGaataattagtttttttgtcataaacatAACAATTAGTTAGTTATCTAccaaataaactaatttttggaaaagaggCACACTGATTTTGTTcgaaagggagaaagaaaaggaaaaaagaaaaaccggtAAATCAAGAGTATTCCCCACATTTAACCTTAATAAATGTTGTTAGAGAGGAGTATGCGTAATTTCGCCTCTAGTGAAAttgaaacaaatcaaaaagaagagaagaagggtAAGAAACAATCTCAAATCAATAGCGGGACCTACAGAACATAATGAAAAGTCAATTCAATATAAATGGGGTGTTAGAAGCTAATAAAGAGGTAGAAATAGcgcgagcctttttttttttgaccaaaaaaaaaaacaatagcaTTTGAAGCTcatgaatatttacaaaaaattgCACCGATTTTGTCTCTTTTGGGCTTAAGACAATAAATTTTGGGATAATGACAGAATCTTGATATCTGAACATTGGCCCAATGTGTAGTATAATCATGaactttaatctaatttttaatgtagttcatgaacttttaatttgttcaatgagatctatgaacttttggtacatattcaatgtagtccttggaCCATATGACAATGTCTAATGTAGTCTTTGGACCATATGACAATGTCCAATGTTGTCCATGATATTAAATTAACGgaaggaccacattaaacatTCTTATATAATtcaaggattaaattgaacatgtacaaaaaattcaagagatacattgaaaaaattaaaagttcaggaaccacattgcacattaaactaaagtttaagatccacattgaacaaataaaagttCGGAAATAACATAAAGTTCTGGTaatatttgtgacatttttcctaaaattctACCCTCAATCCTATGAATTTGGTACTTCGAAACTTCAAGCGTatgattctttcttcttgtggGGATTCATTCACAAAGCCAAGATCTTCAAACGAACCAAACGAGTATGTGGAAATCAAATCCTCCTCTTCTTAAGTTTGGCCCCATCGTTATCCTAGAAGTATGCTATGTAAAACGAAATTGTGGAGTGCCACATCGTCCACGTCCATCTCCCATCTGAACCCACTTCACAAATTCTTTCACCAAACCAAGCGATTGATCAAATCCACGAGTACCCAACAATCAAAAGCCCATTTGGCGGAACACTCATCTTCGCAGCACTTCTCGGATCAAATTTACAGCTACCTGTTCTCTCGACTCAAGTCACCCTTCGATCTCCTTGAAGCCAAGAGACTGCACGCCGTTTTGATTGTCGGTGGGGTCTTTGAGCCAGGGACTAATGATGGGTTGTTTGGTTCACAGCTCGTCAACGTTTATGTCAGATTTGGCCGTCTCGATGATGCACTTGATGTGTTCGAAGAAATGCCCAGGAAGAGTAATGTTGCTTACAATGCCATTCTTAGGGGATTGGTCAGCGCGGAGCGGTTCTCCGAAGCCATTGATTTCTTCCGATGGATGCTTAGGGAAGATATTATCCCTGACAATTTCACTTATCCAATTGTTCTCAAGGCTTGTTCCGGGTCAAATGACCTCGAGGTGGGAGAAAAAGTGTGCGACTTAATCAAGTTTAATGAGACTAAATTTAATGCAAAACGGAATGCTTACGTTGAATGTGCCATGATCGACATGTTTGCTAAATGCGGTAGCTTAGCAGAGGCACGCAATGTATTTGAGGAGATGCCGAGGAAGGATTTAGCTTCTTGGAGTGCAATGATAGGCGGGGCCGTCCACAACGGGGATTCGCTTGAAGCATTGAGTCTGTTTAAAAGAATGGGGCAGGAAGGGTTGAAACCCGATTCTGTGACTGTGGCAAGCATTTTGCCTGCGTGCGGCAAATTGGAAGATGCACATATGGGAATGGCATTGCAAGGATTTGCAGTGAGGTGTGGTTTTGAGAGTGATATATACGTTTCAAATGCTCTCATAGATATGTACGGTAAATGCATGCTCCTTAACAAGGCAAGTGAAGTGTTTTGCAATATCGTGAATAAGGATGCAGTGTCTTGGAGTGCCATTATTGCGGGTTACTCGCAGAATGGCGAGTATTGCCGGAGTGTGGAGCTTTATCTAGATATGAGCAATGCGGGCATAAAAACTAATGTCATTGTTGCATCGAGAGTTTTGCCTGGACTTGGAAAGCTGAAGTTGCTGAAACATGGAAAAGAGATGCACGGTTATTCACTTAAACAAGGGTTTGAATCTGATGGTGTTATAGGGAGCGCACTAATTGATATGTATATGAACTGTGGAACAAAAAGAGCAGCAGAGAATATTTTATACACGTCGCCTTTTCGTGAAATTGTGATGTTCAACTCAATGATTGCCGGTTATTCAATATCGGGCGATTCTGATTCAGCCCTTGGCGTATTCCGGAATATCTGGAAGTTCGATCTCACACCAAATGCTGTAACAATTCTAAGCATTCTTCCTGTATGTACTGAAACTGGGAATGTTACCCATGGAAAAGAAATCCATGGCTACACAATTAGGACAAGAATTGGAGAAGTGGTATCTGTTGAAAACTCTTTGATAGAAATGTATTGCAAGCGTGGACATTTAGAAGTCGGAATCAAGGTTTTCAATGGCATGATGGAAAAGAATATCGTGACATATAACACGATCATCTGCGCTCATGCAACCCATGGTCTGGGAGAGCAGGCACTCTCATTTTTCGAAGAAATGAAGGAGTTGAGAATGAGACCCAACAAAGTTACCTTCATTGGACTCCTTTCGGCTTGTAGCCATGCAGGTTTGGTTGAGAAAGGATGGCGTCTCTATGATGCAATGAGAAGCGAATACAAGATTATGCCAGAAAGGGAACACTATTCATGCATGGTGGACCTTCTGGGAAGAGCGGGACAGCTCGACCGTGCGTTCATCTTCATCAAGGAAATGCCTGTGGAACCGGATATTAGTGTCTGGGGAAGTTTACTGAGTGCTTGCAGACCTCATAACAACGTTGTGCTAGCTAGTTTTGTGGGAAGGAAAATCATAGATGAGAACCTGATAGATCCAGGACACCACATGCTTCTGTACCAGATTTACGCATCCTGCCAGAGATGGCAGGATGCTTCACTTGTCAGGTCGGTGATAAAAGAGAAGGGCTTGTCGAAGACCCCTGGAAGGAGTTGGATCCAGATCGGGTTTGGAATTCACACATTCCATGCAAGAGGTCAGATACATCCCGAGTCGGACAACATCTACCGAGTTTTGGATCTCTTGCTATTGGAGATGAAGGAGAAAGGGGACGTACTGGATCAAGGTTCTTCATCCGAGGATCTAATAGAGAAAAGTGGCTagcaactaaaggaaaattatcGGTTGGGTATAAGAATGCTACCGCGAGGACCGGACAACAAGACAAACAACAGTTGTCGTCTGAAAGCGTTCCCTCGAGAATGAATCTCCTAAAGCTCGGAGCAGAATGGAGGGCTGGTTCCGTGAGGAAAAGAAGTTGTAGCTTGCTCCACCGATTTCGCTGGTCTAGGGGTGGCCCACTCTTCGGGAGTCGCCAGGCGGGTTGAGATAGTGTTTCCAGTGGCTGCTGGTGTCGGACATAGCTTCTATGCTTGGCCTTCAGGTATATCATGATCACAACAGGCACAGAGTACATCCAATTGTATGCTCCCCACAAAGGCTGACTGACAATAATTCCCCCACTAAACTACTGAAAGGAACATAATTTGCCAGCACCGGCCAACTAAGCAACTATGCCACAATCAATCCTACTCTTTTTTCCGAAATGTAAATATATTGTCAAATTGCTTGAAATTGAATGAAGATGCCTTTCAAAGTAGTTGTTGGAAAGAATCATGTCAGAATCTGGCTACCAGCTAGTGAAAATAATGCCTGGCATTACGTGCTGCACTGCTTCAAATATCAGAAACAAAAGGACACCACCTGTTTGCTACGAACGGATCCCGAATGTCATTCTTCTATAACCTTGTTACCCTCAAAAAGCAATATCAAGAACGGAGTGGGCCTACGTTACCACCGTCGATGGTGGAGATCTAAATATGAGAATGTACAAGCAAAAGCATAAAGTATGAAAGATGTTTCAGATTAGAAAGACTGATTAGTTTCAGGCTCTTCGTATGGTTTACCATCCTCCAAACCGGTCCCCAGAGCGGATGCCGTTTGCCAACCAAAGTAGACTCGATTTCAAGATAGAAGTCCGCCTTCTAAACACTTCTCCATGACAAGTTTCAACTGGAGCATTTGCTCCCTCGCCAACTgcaatcaattttgaaaaagaaaatcgtcACAAGGCCATATGGAAACTCCTAATCTTGTCTCGGctctaatttagtcataattcgTGCGTGATCACGTGATGTCCTATCACCGTAATCTTCAGAGAATTAGACCGCAAACAACATAGCATGAGTAGTTGGAGGTACAAAATATTGCAAAGACAATAATCTACATGAAAACAATCAAGATCAAAACAGAGATCAAAATCCGAGCCACACTTCCTTGTAAGTGAAACAGTCCAATGAGTAGCGCTTTTGAATGTCTACGTGCCACCAGTATATTTTTGCGGGCATGAGGTCAAGAAACTTACCTTGTTCATGTCTGAGATCCTTTTCTCAGCATCATGGAGTTGGGTCCCAATTGCTTCTTCCAGTTGCAAGATAAGTTTCTTGTGTGAAGCTTCTGAAATTGCAGAAAGTGAAGGGAAGTGTTAATATTCTTGAAGGATGGGAAAACCAACAGTATCAAATCTTAAATTTCAACATAGTTGCACCTGCACCCAACTCATTTCATCATTATGTAGTGAAGAGAACAACTCAGTTGATTAATACAAATCAGTTAAGCCACAGGTCTAGAAGCATATGGGAATTAAGTAATGTTGTGCTTAAAGTACCTTCTTATACTGCATGTGGGTTTCTCAAAGAACTAAAAGACTTAATCTTATCTGTACTCAGGCAGTCAGGCTCAACTCTCAAACTTCCGTTTAAGATTCTTTATTGATGCCTCTTTAGACGCAAGGATTATTTGTGAGGTCACATTTATCTTCAATGTCCCAGAAAATCTTGATTTATGCCAACTTATGTGAATTTCAAGATGACCATGCACTTCTAAAGAAGTCAAACTACGCTGCTCATGCAGTCTTCATGCAGCAAACCCCACCAGAGCAAAAGAACATACTCTGCTTCTCCATAACTTCTGCCAACTGTAATTTGTTCTTCTCAAGACCTTCAATTGTCCCTTTGAAACTCTGAAGGTGCcgattaatttcttttatgaaattcCCGTGAATCAAGTTGAGTTGTTCATCTTGCTCTGCAATTAAGAAGCAAAGAAACGTTGTGATGTACAAGACTCCTAATGGAGCAAAGGATGACCAAGGCTACTCAAGAATGAACCTTCCAAAGGCATGATGCAAACAATGAAACACGTACAATACCCTCAGCGCCACTATAGTATATGCAAAGTCAAATTAAAATAGTAACCATATTACGAGAGTTATCTTAGCTCTCAGCCTAATGTCTGAAGTTCACTAGTACATTGTAGATAAAACTTTTCCACGGTCAGGAAAAGTTTCACCGAAAGTTAAGTCATGCCAATGCGAAAGTAGTAACAAGTGCCATTTATCATATGCAAGGatcatatatgtatgtatgtgtatATATGCATAAGGGTCATTTAATATGTAAGGGCCATATATAGTTCTAAACCATGGCAATATGATGAATAAACTTATCATCATGGTCATTTTCATCTGGTGACATCACCTTCCAACAATCATTTCTGCAAGTCACTGGAGGAGGACCTTGACTGTGGATTGTGGTCTTCCTACTCTAGTAGATAAAGGCTGACAAATGGTTCTTACAAAATATTCAAACAATGTGACAGAACATTACCCTCCATTGATTTGtttcaaaatgtaatgaaaggATGCACATAGTTCATAGTTGCTATACGGGAGTAAAAGTTTGGAAGTGTTACAAACATTTAGTCAGTTCCACATTTCAATGCTATCATCGAAATGACTATGGCAGCCTGGGAGATAATAGTTCTTACCTTGGAATTCTGTTTCTAGAcgtttccttttttgtttgtttaggCTTTTAAGCTTCCCcctaaaggaagaaaagagagattgTAACGCGCAAGGATATTGACTGTTCAATTAAGAGCAGCCTAGCTTACATACACCTACATGTCTGATTGAATTTGAGACTCAACAGTTTGCAGTTGCACACGAATCCTCTCAGTAACGGATGTCATAATTTCAGCAGACTTCTTCCTGGTAACTGACTTCAACTTGCTTTTAAGCTTCTCTAAGGCCAAGGCAAGCAATCCAAAATCCCTGAAgaatcattttcatgcaatgaCAAGCGAGCAGGAAGCAACTTATGAAGAGACTATACTGTTATGTTAGGAAATTGAatgaggggaaaagaaaaaaagaagcgaACCTTGCATGTCCATCCTCTGTATTTTCTTCCACTGTATGTCGCAGCAAATTGCTTTCTCCAGTCTCTGCAATTTCGAGCCAGACAATGATTTGAGAAGCTTATGCACAAAGAGAAAACAACTTATAAGGTATTTGAGActaaaggaaggaagaaagaaagatagtGCAGGACTAATGCCTTTTGGAGAGCTTGAGGCGGGATCAGAGTCACAAGACTTAATTCCTCCATCACTGCACTGCCTCTTAGTTCTATGCAGCATAAACTTCAGTTTCTCAGCAACACCAGTTTCTGGTGAGAATGCCTCCTCTTTGTGAGGACCTGCAGGAGAACATTATAAGCAgctaagaaaattaaaatggggGGAAGATGGGCggataaaagagaaaataatataaaGGAGAAAACTCCAGAAGGAACAGGCAGAGGCCACAGCAACTGGTTAAGACCAATAAATCATGTAGTACTTTATTTCACTCCAAGCGTTGATCTCAAATACTTGGTTAAACGCTTCCATCCAGCATGAGTACCCTCGTCAACCAGTATTTCAGATTAAGCGAATATCGAAGTAGTAGACTATAATATGCTTGGCCTAAAGACATGCTACTTCAGTTGGATGATTACAATTCATGATATAATTGTCAGCGAAACTCACCAACACTGCACCTTAAATATAGTTTTATTAGATAGTCCTTACTGAAGTAAATCTTAGGTTCTACTTGTGACAGTCGTTCACTTCTGCAAACTATTCTACTGAGGCAACATGTCTAATCCCAGACATAACAAGAGGATTTCAAATTGCCATGCGCATAAGGGAACAGATATTATTCTTAACCCaacttaaattattattttagtgATAAATCCAAGAACGCAGCTCTTCTAAACTACTAATGACTCCCAACACCCACATGTAAACAATACATCTGCATGACAAAACTATATTTCAGTAGTTATCAAATTTAGCCTTAATTACAGAGACACATTTGCCTTAAACATCAATTCCTTTAATAAGATATGTACAGCAAGTGCACCCCCCAATCCCATGATGCTTGTAATCCATGGgtaaataaaattaaagcacTAGTTATTATACCAATATCCACCTATCATCAATTCTGTGACGGAATTTGCAATCAACTACTGGAACAATGGGTTCCATGATGGATATACCTTCTTCCTCAGAGCTCTCTGACTCTTTCTCTTCAGATGATGATTCAGATGAGCTATGATCTACGTCTTTCTCCTTCGAAAGGACTGCATTTCTCAGAGGAGAATCTGGAAGCTCCTTTGCAACTTCCTGGATGTTTAATAAGGAAGTCCATTGACAGACAAAACCGAATTCAAGTACATATAGTATAAAATTCCTTATCAATGATTCAATATCATCagtaaaaagaagaaacacGATAAACAACGGGGGATACAAAAGCTTCAGATTGCACCCTAGATCCATCTTGAAGCTTCCTTGAATGAAAACTCTTGAAGCCGAAGATATCTTCCTTGTCAAAAATTCCTTTTCCTCGCACAAAATTACCAGCTTCCTGCTCCACCTGGTCTTCTTGAGTCAATGGACTTGGCGAGGAGCCCGCCATCCGAGTTCTTTGAAGTGTTGGACTTGGGGAATCATCTTGTTGATCAACATAAACTTTTGGGAATGTGTTACCAGTACATTCTCTCTGGTCCTTATTATTGGCTAAAGCTGGGCTGTTAATAGCTTCATGCTGACATGGTTTGCTTACTGCTGGTTGCTTCGGGAGATCTTTTTCTCGACAAATCTTTTTTGGTTTGATGTCGACAGGCAAAGTGACGTTAAGCAAGCTTCGTCTTCTGTAACCATGTGGAGATGATCTTTCCTCTGATggtgaatttt
Protein-coding sequences here:
- the LOC115756263 gene encoding putative pentatricopeptide repeat-containing protein At3g01580; translation: MLCKTKLWSATSSTSISHLNPLHKFFHQTKRLIKSTSTQQSKAHLAEHSSSQHFSDQIYSYLFSRLKSPFDLLEAKRLHAVLIVGGVFEPGTNDGLFGSQLVNVYVRFGRLDDALDVFEEMPRKSNVAYNAILRGLVSAERFSEAIDFFRWMLREDIIPDNFTYPIVLKACSGSNDLEVGEKVCDLIKFNETKFNAKRNAYVECAMIDMFAKCGSLAEARNVFEEMPRKDLASWSAMIGGAVHNGDSLEALSLFKRMGQEGLKPDSVTVASILPACGKLEDAHMGMALQGFAVRCGFESDIYVSNALIDMYGKCMLLNKASEVFCNIVNKDAVSWSAIIAGYSQNGEYCRSVELYLDMSNAGIKTNVIVASRVLPGLGKLKLLKHGKEMHGYSLKQGFESDGVIGSALIDMYMNCGTKRAAENILYTSPFREIVMFNSMIAGYSISGDSDSALGVFRNIWKFDLTPNAVTILSILPVCTETGNVTHGKEIHGYTIRTRIGEVVSVENSLIEMYCKRGHLEVGIKVFNGMMEKNIVTYNTIICAHATHGLGEQALSFFEEMKELRMRPNKVTFIGLLSACSHAGLVEKGWRLYDAMRSEYKIMPEREHYSCMVDLLGRAGQLDRAFIFIKEMPVEPDISVWGSLLSACRPHNNVVLASFVGRKIIDENLIDPGHHMLLYQIYASCQRWQDASLVRSVIKEKGLSKTPGRSWIQIGFGIHTFHARGQIHPESDNIYRVLDLLLLEMKEKGDVLDQGSSSEDLIEKSG
- the LOC115756262 gene encoding meiosis-specific protein ASY3 gives rise to the protein MSGNRSYGSNFFTSSQSRKISIGIMVDSSARRIPGPVRDDEGSVPTEFGVDANKQDLPGGGVAAIDRARQNECQEHEGSPWITKRSNYKNSAGSESVLRAKLTGTKTDKNEMHSKANGLKGAPVDHSVQLFPKQASVLQSDHVSQKRFDDHKMNEERNEIAETVHKCASSTVRVALTSNGTTLGDRTGSKVKNQSESLRIKLRELLETVSSPNKEKSSWQPVEVGVTSLQSEQNLNRTVDTVAKPKQNSDTIENDSESPDCSNRRPVTRALTRKKASSKSRLKKLESGLLSSYKQKSKERNSFRFEEGHIGIRGTAKGSSSKVISNQKTGRKYARTDPRKLSFSSKNNQDENQRSTDRNKNSPSEERSSPHGYRRRSLLNVTLPVDIKPKKICREKDLPKQPAVSKPCQHEAINSPALANNKDQRECTGNTFPKVYVDQQDDSPSPTLQRTRMAGSSPSPLTQEDQVEQEAGNFVRGKGIFDKEDIFGFKSFHSRKLQDGSRVQSEAFEVAKELPDSPLRNAVLSKEKDVDHSSSESSSEEKESESSEEEGPHKEEAFSPETGVAEKLKFMLHRTKRQCSDGGIKSCDSDPASSSPKETGESNLLRHTVEENTEDGHARDFGLLALALEKLKSKLKSVTRKKSAEIMTSVTERIRVQLQTVESQIQSDMGKLKSLNKQKRKRLETEFQEQDEQLNLIHGNFIKEINRHLQSFKGTIEGLEKNKLQLAEVMEKQKASHKKLILQLEEAIGTQLHDAEKRISDMNKLAREQMLQLKLVMEKCLEGGLLS